In Helianthus annuus cultivar XRQ/B chromosome 8, HanXRQr2.0-SUNRISE, whole genome shotgun sequence, a single genomic region encodes these proteins:
- the LOC110895855 gene encoding uncharacterized protein LOC110895855 codes for MDELEFQRVLHLFPVVRTRDYNAESEVQRQLTTQASRRIRERMNSQIDGSARDKVIGGIDGQDAFWEKLKVAAAKKVGNADAEGFVKAFQHVYRKLVFEELSLTAARRFVNSS; via the exons ATGGATGAGCTTGAATTTCAACGAGTTCTTCATCTTTTTCCCGTCGTTCGTACTCGCGATTATAAT GCCGAGTCTGAAGTTCAAAGGCAATTAACCACTCAGGCATCACGCAGG ATAAGAGAGCGTATGAATTCTCAAATTGATGGGAGTGCAAGGGACAAGGTTATTGGAGGTATTGATGGACAAG ATGCGTTTTGGGAGAAGCTAAAAGTTGCTGCTGCTAAGAAG GTTGGTAATGCTGACGCTGAGGGGTTCGTGAAGGCGTTCCAACATGTTTACAGGAAACTT gttttcgaggAGTTATCTTTAACTGCTGCTCGACGTTTTGTTAATTCGTCGTAA